In Bernardetia litoralis DSM 6794, the genomic window ATCTTGTACCTGTGAGAGTTTTATGATTGCAAAAAGATTAACTGCAATGGACAGAATAAGGATAAGGGAGAAACCCCCAATTAGTTTCGTGGTTAAACGCTCAAACATTGGTATTACTGTTTTTTATGGAAAAGCCTATTATAATAGCCTATTACTTTCGCTTCATTTTTTCTAGTAGCTTTTATTTTTAGCTATAATTTACTACTAATTTAATCAAAATAGCAAACATAAAGCCTTTTATAAGTAGAATAAGATAAAAATACCTAGCCTTTCGACGAAATATAATTATTCATCGGTTGTTTTGGTAACTATAAGAAAAAATAAGGAGGTTTTCTATCCTATGGATTTGATTTGCAACTAAACTCATAAAGCACCAAAAAAAATCTCTACTAAAACTAAAATTTTTAGTAGAGATACATGATATTCTATTTTTTAGCAAAAGAAAATTTATTTATCATCTTCATTTTCTGCTTCTAAATCTACAATTCCAACTTCTTCGATAGTTCCGTCTGGCTGTACTTGATGAATAACTCCTGATTTTACTGTCATTTCTTTTTCTTCCCCTTCAGCAGCGTGAGTCATACAACTTACTGTTTTGTCTTCATTAATTTTACAAGTTACTTTTTCTTCTTGTGTAAAACCATCTTTTGAACCTCTGATATAATATTGCATATTTTGTTCAGCAATTGGAACTCCTGTTTCATCAAAAGTAACTAACTTAGTAAACTGAAAAATAGAACCATCATAACCATAAAATAAAAGAGCTATAATTCCTTCAGGCATGTCGTTTAACTTTCCAATCAAATACAAGCGATTTCTGCCATTTGGTTCTACCATTACTTTTTCTCCCAACCCATTAATAATATTAAAATATTTATTATAAAGAGTCATAGAAATTGGAGAAAATGACTTTACATTTGACTTTTCACTTAAATCAGATGGTGTTTTTACTTCTTTAATTTTGGCTACAAACTCAGAAAAATCTTCGGCTGCAATAGTATCTTTTAGGTGTAATTCTTTTCTGTTTTTGTCTTTACTGGCATCATAGACGTTTTTTTCATCTACGGCAATGGTTTTTGATTTGTCTTTATACGGATTTTTGTTTCGTTGTGCAAAAGAAACAGTTGAGATAAGAAAAAATGTACAAGTAAAAATAAGTAAGGAATAAATATTGAAATGTTTCATGAGTCTTGAAGTTAAATGCAAAAAAATGACTAAAAATAAATTTAGAAAAAAGGTTGAAAAATAGTGAGTAAAAATAATGAATAATCTCTTCTTCACTTATTGATAAACAGCAAAAAGCCAAGTCTTGTTTTGAAAATTCTTTTTTAGGTAAGAATTAATCAAAAATATAATTTCCTTTTGCATTTATTTGAAAAGATAGTAATTGTTTATTTTTCTCAAATTTTTCATATCCTGTTTTTATATTGTCCCAAAATCCTACCAAATTTTTATTTTTTGGATAAAAATAGTCCTTATTTTCTTTTGTAAAACGGAAAGGAAAAACATAAATAGGAATTTTAGTTTGTCCATTTGTTCGTGCTTGTACAGCCAAAACATAAACTTCTTTTATATACTCGTCGGTAATCGGAATACAGCCAATCGTAACACAAGAACCATGTAAATAAATTGCACCACCCAAATCTTTTGTTGCTCTTGTAGGATTGCGTTTTTTGTCTGCTTGATTAGGATAACTAATTCCTAAAGATAAAAAATAGCTACTCATTGGATTAAAATGATTGATATAATAAAATCCTTCAGGAACTTGATAATCTCCTTCTTTATTTTTTGAACCCAAATCTCCCGAGCTACGACAAATATCATACGTCAAGAATTTTTGATAGGCTTTATCTGTTTTTGACTTAACATAGACTTCAAACTCTCCTTCATTTTTGTAAGCCACCATCAAAATATTTATATTTTGAAGAGAAAGATTTTTTTCTTTTAATTTTTTGGTGAGATAACTTTCTTTCTCTGAATAAGCAGTACGAACTTTTTTGTATTTTTTCTGTTCAGAAACAAAATCTTGATATTTTTTATATGTTACAAAAGAAACACAAAAAACAACTAGAAGAATACTAGGAATAAAATAATATTTTTTCATTTTTATACTAAAATTTATTAGAGAAGAATTTTTAATCGTTCTTTGAATTCTCAACAAGGTTTCGCTGTCGTTGAGGATTGTGATTTAAACCTAGTTGATGGCACAGCCTTAAAATAGTTATTTTTAGTAAAAAAACATCTAAAATGCTTCTGCAATTCCAAAGTAAAAATTAAATTTTTCACCTTTGGCAACATCAAAACGAATATTTAGGTTTTCAGATTTTACAATTTTCAATCTAAGTCCTGCGCCATAAGCTACCTTTATATCGTTCAAACGTAAATCTGAAACTTGATGATATACTTCACCAGCACCAGCAAAAACAACCATTCCGATAGGTTCAAAAACAGAAAAACGATATTCCATTTGTGCAGCCAACATATTATTTTCTAAAAAACGTCCTTTGTAATAGCCTCGCATAAGTTCACTTCCTCCAAGTGCAGCTAGTTCTCCCAAAGGCGTACGTCCATCACTAAAATAACCATAACCTTGTAATGCCAAAACACCTTCTCGTTTTTTTGATAAAAGAAAATAATGACGTAAATCTACCTTTGTCAAATCAAAAGGAACTCCACCTAATTGTTTTCCATAAAAAGCATGTCTAAATTCATACAATGAACCATGTAAAGCATTCAAGACGTTATCACGATTATCATACGTAGCTGCAATTTCTAATCCTGCTGAGATAGAACCATCATATCCTAAGGGTTTTTCTTGCTCTAATAATCCATCTTCATCATATTCCATCTTCCAAATATTATTGTATCGAATTCCACCTCCTAAAAAAAAATTTCCAACAATTCGTTTTAGGAGTAAAGGTTCGATAAGAATATTGTTGTATTCAAAAATTTCTTCATTTTTGGTAGCTGTATTATTTCCAATTCCATAATATTGCTGTGGAAAATTAGAATATCCAATATTTCCTTTGAGCATCCAGTTTTCATGATTAAAAAAAACAGTGTAACCAGAGGAGATAACAATTTGCTTTTTGAGTGTATAAAGTGCTGAAATTGGCATATTTGAAGTACGTGTATCTTGAGTAGCATTCTTGAATTTGAAAAGCCATTTTGCACCTATTCCAAAACCCCAGCTTGTTTCAGGTTTGTAAGAAAGAACAGGGGAAATAACAAATTTGCTACGAAAACGAGTAGAATCTTCTTGTTTATCAGCTTTATTTCTAAATTCTACATAATCAATAAGTTTTTCAAAAAAAGTTTCTGTTTCGTGTTTTTTGCCTTTTGAATCTAATTTTGTAGAATCTTGTACATTTTCTTTAGTTGTATTTGCATTGATTTCTGATTGATTTTGAGCTTGAGCGAGGAAAGGAAATAAAGCAGCTAAAAGTAAAACTATAAAGGTTTTATAAATAGTAATTTTCATTAAAGAATGATTAGAAATAAAGAGGATAAGAAACAAAAAATAGACTTCCTAACATTTTTTTCGGTTGCTAAGAAGTCTATTTATAGAACGGAATTTTTGATGCTTTTGTTAATTTTTTAGAAAAAAAGGTTCTATCTCTTTTAGAAATAGAACCTTTGATTTTATGTATAGTGAATGCTTTAGCATGCAAAAATGTATAACCTTTAGATTAGGAAAAAGTAAATAGCTAGTTTTTGCTAAAAGCTAAAGCATTTAATACAGATATTCACACGCTAATACCATGTAACATAAGTTCGTTTGTGTTTTGTTGTAGAGAAAAGACATGTCTTTTCCTAAGCAAGTAGGCATTTTTTGTATTTAAACCCTAAGAATTTTTTAAAATATTAGGGCTTGGAAAAATTCTAAGCTGCCATTTTACGACATTCTTCAGCACATTTATGACAAGATTCTGCACATGCTTTACAATGGTCGTGATTGTGTTTTCCACACTGACTAGCACACCATTCACAAATTTTACAATATTCTTTTGCTCATTTACTATCATTTGCCATTGCTTTAATAGTTACATTACACGCATCAACGCATTCGATACAACAACGAGGGCAATCATTCATACTTTCTTTGGTTGCCATACTGTAGAAACAGCTTTGACAATCAACTAAACATTGCTGACAGGCTTCTATACACGATTGATATTTTGAATTAGACATAATATAAAAAAAGTTATAATTAAAAAATAAGAATAATCTTAGATGATTATCTACTTATAAAACTCAATCTATGCTATTTCGTTTTTCAGACTTTTTACAAAGAATCTAACATTTTGCGCTCTTGCAAAGCATTTTTTTGATATTGAGAAGGAGTTTGTCCAGTTATTTTTTTGAACTGTGTAGAAAAATGAGGAGCATTTTTGTAATGTAAATGATTTGTTATTTCATTTATTCTATATTTTTTGAGAGATAACAGTTCTTTTGCTTTTTCTATTTTTTGGAAAGCGATGTATTTTTCGATAGTCATATTTTCAGAAGTAGAAAAAAGACGACTCAAATAAGAATATTCGTGATGGAGTTTTTTTGATAAATATTCAGAGAAATTAATTCGCAATGCATGTTCAGAATAATGAATTTGATTAACAATAGCTATTTTGATAGAATTAATAAGTTTTTTTTTATCTGATTGAATAAGACTTAATCCTATTTTTTGTAATTCTTGATTTAGTTTTTCTTTTTGATTTACTGAAATTTTCTCAATATCTTTTTTATTTTCTTTCAAATAAATTTTTCCTCATTCTATTCTTTTAAACTCAATATTTAATTCTTTACATAGATTTTCTACCACCAAAACACAACGTTGGCAAACCATATTTTCTATATGTAGAATGATTGAAGTAGGAATTTTCATTATTGATTTAGAAAAAAAATGAGTTAAATTTAAATTTCTGTAAATTGTACCTTATTGGAGTACAAAATGTTTTTTCAAACAAGTTTCGATAAATTCTAAATTGTAGCAAAAACAGATTTTTAAGCAAAAATGCAAAATTAAATATACCTAATCTTGTATTTAAAGCTCAAAAAAGGCTTATTTTGCCCAAGTCAGACCTTCAGTACAGACTCAAACAAAATACAAGATAATTATACTTAAATTCTGTTCAGTTACTTAGAATAGAAATGTATTCTGTAATTCTCCTGTCTTTCCTCTTCATTCTCTGTTGTTTAAAAATGTAGTTTAGTAATTTTCTGTTCAAAAATGTATTCTCGTGCTATTTGAAAAATTATTATAATTACATTCTGCTTAAATAAAGCTAAATTTGTAATTCAATTCATAAAGAACAAAAAAAAGAAATTATGCCAATCAAAAATATACAAATCGGTCAATATAATACACTTACCATTTTACGCACCTCTCCCAATGGTGTCTATGTAGGGAGTTCACTTTTAGATGAGGTGCTTTTGCCTCAAAAATATGTTCCAGAAACAGCAAAAGAAGGCGACCAAATAGAAGTTTTTGTTTATACAGATACACAAGACCGTCCTGTTGCAGTCATAGAAAAACCTTTGGCAGTTGTTGGAGAAATTGCAGCTTTGAAGGTCGTTGATATTACAAGAATTGGATTTTTTTTGGATTGGGGACTTGTTGAAAAAGATTTATTTCTGCCTCATGACGAAGTACCAAAAGGCAATAAAGAAGCACGAGAAACACAAGAACCAATACGAATAGGAGATTATATGTTCGTAAAACTTGTACTAGACCACAAAACAGACCGTGTAATCGGTTTAGGAAAATTAGGAAATTTTGTTGAGCGAGAAGAAATTGACTTACAAGAAGACGAAGAAGTAATAGCTATTATTGGTCAGGATACAGAAATTGGCTATCGTTGTATCGTAGAAAAAGAAGGTATTTATTATTATGGAATGCTCTATCACAATGAAATTTTTGGAGAAGAGCGTTTACATGGACAAAAACGAACTGCTTACATCAAAAAAGTACGTGAAGATGGACGTATTGATTTAAGATTGCGAAAAGATGGTTTTGATGGAATAGCTGACCAAAGCAGTATTATTATGGAATTATTGGAGAAGAATAATGGATTTTTACCTATTTCTGATAAAAGCACTCCTGAAGAAATTTCGATGTATTTTAATATGAGTAAAAAAACCTTCAAAAAACTAATTGGTAATCTTTATAGAGAACGAAAAATTAGTATTGATAAAAAAGGAATTCAGAAAGTGGTGAAATAATGTTTGTGTTTTAAAATTATTTTATATATTTACAAAATGTAGAGCATTTCTATTTTTCAATTTAATAAGAAAACACAACTCTAAAGTAAAAAAGATTACAAAATTAGAGAATTACAATTTTTTTGATATAATTTTTTTGTAAACCAGCTATTTTGTGTATATTTCTAAAAATTAGATAAGGTTTTGATAAAGAAAACAGAATAATAAATTGTCTAATTTATAATTTGTAAAATTAAACTAGAAAACTCTAGAAAATTTTAGTTCCACTCTAAAGCAGTATAAGAATCTTGAACCTGAATGATTACTATAGAGAAATGCTGGAAGGCGAAGTAATTGTATCGTATAAAGGAGCTCCATCACAGCCTCTTTTCGATGGGATTTTGAGCGTGGCAGATGAGCGATTAGCTGCCCTTGAACAAAAATCCAAAATTCGAAAAAAGGTCTATCATATTATGATAGAAGCTCTTCAAAACGTATATCATCACACGCAGGGAGAAGGTGTGCAAAAATCTGAAAGCCCAGAAACAATATTATTTGTTCTTTCCAAAAACACCACAGGATATGAAATTTCTACTGGAAATTATATCCCAACTTCTCTTGTCGCTACCTTACAAGCACACATTGAACGCATTAATCAGTCTTCTGCTGATGAAATCAAACAACTATATCGTGAGCAATTACATGGTGGTGAGGTTTCTGTAAAAGGGGGAGCAGGATTAGGAATAATTGACATCGCACGTCGTTCAGGCGAAAAACTCGTCTATGCTTTTGAAGATACAGGCGATAATAATTCTTTTTTTAGTTTGAAAGTAAAAGTTTCGGCTTAAACAAATATATTTGAATGGAAAATTTTTTCTTAGAAGGCACAAATAAAACACCTCAATTAGACTTTAACTCTAACGAAGGGCGATTCCTCATTGCAGGACGCTCTATCCCAGAAAACTCTATTGAGTTTTATAAACCTCTCTTTGAGTGGTTAGATAATTATGTCAAGCAAGCAAAATCAAATACGATTTTAGATGTAAAATTGGAGTACTTTAACACAAGCTCTTCAAAATGCTTAGTAGAGATATTCAGAAAATTAGAAGCTCTACAACAAAAAAATGATAATGTGCTTATCAACTGGTTCTATGAAGAAGATGATGAAGACATGCAAGAATCTGGAGAAGACTTTCAAGAAATCATTGATGTAAAAATTGTCTTGAATCAAATGGAAGAAGAAGATTAAATTTCTACTTTGAATTTGATATAAAAATACTTGAATAGCTATTCTATTATAAAATAGAATAGCTGTTTTTTTGTACTTGATTATCTATTTATCCTGTTAGATTTTTGTTGAAAAACAGTTTTACAATATTTTAATGTGTGTTCAGTTTAGCTACGCTGAGGACTACATCGTTCTCAAAACTGAATAGAACGCTTCCTTAAAAGCGTGATTCAAGTAAGTAAATCACTCATAACCAGCGATAGTCGTTTTTATTTTTTTAATTACTTACTGTCTTCAATTCTCTAAAATTTTTATTCATAAATTTATCAAAAACCTCAAATCCTTTGTATTCTTGTTTGCTAATTCCTACTTTTTTTAATTTTTGAGATGTTTTATTTTTTAAAAAATTAAGCTCAATTATTTTATAAACATCATTAAAGGTTTTTATTTCTACAGCATTCCAATTTTTCAAATCTTCAAAAAGCCATTTCTTTTTTGGCAAAATTAGATACGAAACTATCAATTCTTTTTTAGAAAACTGAAAAGAAATAGGCATAGTAGCAACTTTGAGAAGCAGTAAACAGACAATAATTGCAGCAATGCCGATAACCAAAAACTTCCAATTAGATTCTAAAGAAAGCGACCAAGCAGCAATTCCGATAATACCCACACAAAAAATAGAAAGAGAAAAAAGTGTTTGAAATTTGAAAGAAAGTTTGTTATTCATGATTCAATAATATTTTTTTAATAATTTGACTTACTCTTCTTTATCTGTTTCATCTTCTTCCAAATCTTCTAACTTTTCAATCAAATTAGAAACAGAAGCTATTGGTTTGACTGGTATAGTATGATGTTCGGCAGGTAAAAGTTTATCAACATACAAAAGCAAAATATCCAAATGCACAAACATTTCTTTTGCATGAGGAAGTAGCCTTTCACCATGGGGAAGCAATATTTTACAATGAGGAAGGAGTTTTTCTGCTTCTGGCAAAAGTACATCTTTGTACTGCAAAAGCAAATCTGTATAAGGTAATAACTCATCTAAATATGGTTCAAACAAATGAAAATAAGGCAATAACTCTTCTGAATGAGGTAAAAGTTGGTCAGAATATGGAAGCAATTTTTCAGTATGAGGAGCTATTTGATTAGCATAAGGCAAGAGTTCTTTTTTATAAGGCAATAATTTTTCTATGTGAGGAGCAAGTAAAGACGATTGAGGTAATAAACTCTTGGCGTGTGGCATAAACTCGTCTGCATGAAGCAGCAAACGAAGACTATGAGGAAGCAAAGAAGGCGCATTCCAAAGAAGTTGAGGCGCATTTTTAGCAAACCCCTTTAATAAATTTCTATATTTTTTTTTAGCCAAACCTTATGAATAATGATTTGTAAATTATCTGAATTTAGGCAATAATAACAATTACTCCAACTAAATTTATTAAGAGTTAGTTTTGATAAATGCTAATTTAGTGTATTACATTTACAATTTACCACTCACAATTTATAATTGTTTTTTTATTCCTTTGCAGCTACACAAGAAATTTCTACACGCACATCTTTTGGCAAACGAGATACTTCTACTGTTTCTCTAGCAGGAGGATTTTCTTTGAAATATTCGCCATAGGCTGTATTTATGGCTTGAAAATCATTCATATCTTTTACAAAAATACTGCATTTGACAATATTATAATAAGACAATTCAGCAGCTTCTAATATTTGCCCCATATTGTGCATCACTTTATGAGTTTCGTCTTCTATACTTTCTCCATCTTGACCTATAATTTTTCCACTTTTTGCATCCATTGCAATTTGTCCAGAAACAAAAAGCGTATTGCCATTCCAAACAGCTTGACTATAAGGTCCAATAGGAGCAGGAGCATTTTCTGTAAATACTATTCTTGACATAATTTCTTAGGAATTAGAGATTGGGAAATGAGAATGAAAAACCCTAATAGTTTCCGAAGAACTTTAGGGTTTAAATAAAAATCAAATTACTTGCTTAAATTTTCGATAATGATTGCTGAAGCACCACCACCACCATTACAGATAGCAGCCAAGCCATATTTACCATTATTTTGACTAAGAACATTAGAGAGAGTAGTAACAATTCTAGCTCCCGAACAGCCAAGTGGATGCCCTAAAGAAACTGCACCACCATTTACATTTACGATTTTAGGATCAATTTCTAATTCTTTATTAAATGCCATTGTTACAGCAGAAAAGGCTTCATTTACTTCAAAAAAGTCAATATCATTTTTTGTAAGTCCTGCACGTTTTAGAGCTTTTGGAGCTGCTATCGTTGGCGCAGTTGTAAACCATTGAGGCTCTTGTTCTGCATCAGCAAAATCTACAATTCTAGCAATTGGTGTAAGTCCTAATTCTTTTACTTTTTCTCCACTCATCAAGATTGCAGCCGAAGCACCATCATTGATTGTAGAAGCATTTGCTGCTGTTACTGTTCCGTTTGGAGTAAAAACAGCTCTTAAATTAGGTATTTTATCAAATTTCACTTTTTTGTACTCTTCATCTTCATTTACTATTATTGCATCTCCTCTACGTTGTGGTACTTCTACTGCCACAATTTCATTTTTAAATCTACCTGCTTCAGTTGCATTTTTTGAGCGAGTATAAGATTCTATTGCAAAAGCATCTTGCATTTCACGAGTAAACTCATATTTTTCTGCTGTTTTGTCGGCACATACACCCATTGCAGAATTATCATATGCATCAGCCAAGCCATCACGTACAAGACCGTCGATAAGAGTTCCGTTTCCGTAACCATATCCATCAAAACGAGCTTTATCTAAATAGAAAGGAATATTTGACATACTTTCCATTCCTCCAGCAACGACTACATCCGAATGCCCTAACATAATACTTTGAGCAGCAAACATCATCGCTTTCATACCCGAAGCACACACTTTATTGACAGTTGTACACTGAACCGAATAAGGAAGTCCAGCCAAAACAGCAGCCTGACGGGCAGGTGCTTGTCCAAGGTTTGCAGAAATTACATTCCCCATATATACTTCTTCTACTTCTTTTGGGTCAAGATTAATCTTTTGTAATGCTCCTTTTATTGCTGTTGCGCCAAGCTGAGTAGCTGCAACTGCTGCCAAAGAACCATTAAAACTACCAATCGGAGTACGAACTGTCGAAACTAAATAAACTTCTTTAAGTGTCATATAAATATTTTTTTTGTGTAAATGTTGTATTGAAAAAATTACTGTTATACAGTAGTTGAGTAGTTTGCAAGTTACAAAAAATGCCTCATTTTTATTGAATGATTAAAAAGAGTTTTTATGAAAAAACAAATTAGGAATGCTATTATAATTAATTTTTTGCTTTGAATTCCTACCTCATCATCACTTTCTACCAGCTATCTTATCACAAGTTAATCCACTTATTAAGAAATCATTCATATGATAGACAATACAAAAAATCACAAATCGTTTAGTAAAACATCATAGAGAAGAAAACTATGAACAAGCTCAGAAAGAATTGCAGCATCAAAATGCCTTTAGTATCAAATCCAAAACTACCCAACAATAAAGAGTAAAGTACAAGGAATCACAAAAATAGAGGTAGAATAAAGAAGAATATTTTTTCTATTCATATGAAATAAATAATAGGAATACAGAAATTTGTAGGGCAAAGACTTGACTTTGAGATATAAAAAACTATTCTTTATATATGCACAATACCATTAAAAATAAGTCTTTAACCTATCAAATACAATTTACAAAACAAAGATGAGTAATTACTTTTTAAAAGCAATTTTTTGTTTCTGTTTTTTTTTATTGCCTTGCAAGTCTTATCTTTGAAGTATAAAAATTAGAAACCTTAATCCAATCAATATATTTATGGCAACTTATGATTTATTAGTAATCGGTTCGGGCCCTGGAGGTTATGTAGCTGCAATTCGTGCTTCTCAATTAGGACTAAAAGTAGGCGTTATAGAAAAAGAATCGCTTGGTGGAATCTGCCTAAACTGGGGATGTATTCCTACAAAAGCTCTATTGAAATCTGCTCAAGTATTCGAATACGTTCAACATGCAAAAGAATATG contains:
- a CDS encoding DUF1987 domain-containing protein; protein product: MENFFLEGTNKTPQLDFNSNEGRFLIAGRSIPENSIEFYKPLFEWLDNYVKQAKSNTILDVKLEYFNTSSSKCLVEIFRKLEALQQKNDNVLINWFYEEDDEDMQESGEDFQEIIDVKIVLNQMEEED
- a CDS encoding RidA family protein; translated protein: MSRIVFTENAPAPIGPYSQAVWNGNTLFVSGQIAMDAKSGKIIGQDGESIEDETHKVMHNMGQILEAAELSYYNIVKCSIFVKDMNDFQAINTAYGEYFKENPPARETVEVSRLPKDVRVEISCVAAKE
- a CDS encoding acetyl-CoA C-acyltransferase — encoded protein: MTLKEVYLVSTVRTPIGSFNGSLAAVAATQLGATAIKGALQKINLDPKEVEEVYMGNVISANLGQAPARQAAVLAGLPYSVQCTTVNKVCASGMKAMMFAAQSIMLGHSDVVVAGGMESMSNIPFYLDKARFDGYGYGNGTLIDGLVRDGLADAYDNSAMGVCADKTAEKYEFTREMQDAFAIESYTRSKNATEAGRFKNEIVAVEVPQRRGDAIIVNEDEEYKKVKFDKIPNLRAVFTPNGTVTAANASTINDGASAAILMSGEKVKELGLTPIARIVDFADAEQEPQWFTTAPTIAAPKALKRAGLTKNDIDFFEVNEAFSAVTMAFNKELEIDPKIVNVNGGAVSLGHPLGCSGARIVTTLSNVLSQNNGKYGLAAICNGGGGASAIIIENLSK
- a CDS encoding CvfB family protein, whose product is MPIKNIQIGQYNTLTILRTSPNGVYVGSSLLDEVLLPQKYVPETAKEGDQIEVFVYTDTQDRPVAVIEKPLAVVGEIAALKVVDITRIGFFLDWGLVEKDLFLPHDEVPKGNKEARETQEPIRIGDYMFVKLVLDHKTDRVIGLGKLGNFVEREEIDLQEDEEVIAIIGQDTEIGYRCIVEKEGIYYYGMLYHNEIFGEERLHGQKRTAYIKKVREDGRIDLRLRKDGFDGIADQSSIIMELLEKNNGFLPISDKSTPEEISMYFNMSKKTFKKLIGNLYRERKISIDKKGIQKVVK
- a CDS encoding helix-turn-helix domain-containing protein produces the protein MKENKKDIEKISVNQKEKLNQELQKIGLSLIQSDKKKLINSIKIAIVNQIHYSEHALRINFSEYLSKKLHHEYSYLSRLFSTSENMTIEKYIAFQKIEKAKELLSLKKYRINEITNHLHYKNAPHFSTQFKKITGQTPSQYQKNALQERKMLDSL
- a CDS encoding SiaB family protein kinase, which encodes MNLNDYYREMLEGEVIVSYKGAPSQPLFDGILSVADERLAALEQKSKIRKKVYHIMIEALQNVYHHTQGEGVQKSESPETILFVLSKNTTGYEISTGNYIPTSLVATLQAHIERINQSSADEIKQLYREQLHGGEVSVKGGAGLGIIDIARRSGEKLVYAFEDTGDNNSFFSLKVKVSA
- a CDS encoding BamA/TamA family outer membrane protein, with protein sequence MKITIYKTFIVLLLAALFPFLAQAQNQSEINANTTKENVQDSTKLDSKGKKHETETFFEKLIDYVEFRNKADKQEDSTRFRSKFVISPVLSYKPETSWGFGIGAKWLFKFKNATQDTRTSNMPISALYTLKKQIVISSGYTVFFNHENWMLKGNIGYSNFPQQYYGIGNNTATKNEEIFEYNNILIEPLLLKRIVGNFFLGGGIRYNNIWKMEYDEDGLLEQEKPLGYDGSISAGLEIAATYDNRDNVLNALHGSLYEFRHAFYGKQLGGVPFDLTKVDLRHYFLLSKKREGVLALQGYGYFSDGRTPLGELAALGGSELMRGYYKGRFLENNMLAAQMEYRFSVFEPIGMVVFAGAGEVYHQVSDLRLNDIKVAYGAGLRLKIVKSENLNIRFDVAKGEKFNFYFGIAEAF
- a CDS encoding four-helix bundle copper-binding protein, encoding MCEWCASQCGKHNHDHCKACAESCHKCAEECRKMAA
- a CDS encoding L,D-transpeptidase family protein, with the protein product MKKYYFIPSILLVVFCVSFVTYKKYQDFVSEQKKYKKVRTAYSEKESYLTKKLKEKNLSLQNINILMVAYKNEGEFEVYVKSKTDKAYQKFLTYDICRSSGDLGSKNKEGDYQVPEGFYYINHFNPMSSYFLSLGISYPNQADKKRNPTRATKDLGGAIYLHGSCVTIGCIPITDEYIKEVYVLAVQARTNGQTKIPIYVFPFRFTKENKDYFYPKNKNLVGFWDNIKTGYEKFEKNKQLLSFQINAKGNYIFD